One stretch of Planococcus sp. PAMC 21323 DNA includes these proteins:
- a CDS encoding S8 family serine peptidase produces the protein MTKTRMWLCVLLVWSSFTAFGSPVLSEAPNREANLSKAMLKPQSPKEQVRIIIELQEEPTIEAATTKGVLYKELPEKQKEQIEAAALVKQDIAQVAIDKIAPEIDYLETFTAVFNGFSAEVEAEQVAEIEKLPNVKAVYEATEYKRPKVEPLMKHSKELVQAQQAWRDYGFKGEGMIVGVIDTGIDPGHRDMVLNDNEMAGLTKETVEEFVADHSIEEGAFFTEKVPFGYNYMDKNNEIRDIAPTASMHGMHVAGTIAANGDEENGGIKGVAPEAQLLALKVFGNDAMYPTTFGDIYIKAMDDAIKLGADVINMSLGATAGFVDTSSPEQQAVERATNNGILVAISAGNEDLLGSGFQSPFAKNPDYGLIGTPGTAMDSLGVASFENSIITTESFTYQVDGVQTGRALYLAANEVDPKDLPRKSYSVVDVGLGQPEDFEGKDVAGKFALIERGVIPFTEKAYMAESMGAAGVLIYNNTTGPVSMEFDPFIQIPFLSTLQKDGLAMKAALDGGKAVTIDFDGQQLETPNPNAGKMSEFTSWGPTPNLDFKPEITAPGGNIFSTLNNNEYGLMSGTSMAAPHVAGGSALVFQRIEELGLEGRDRVEFAKNLLMNTANPVELVAGQYVSPRRQGAGLMQLHDALSTDVLVTDENTGDAKVALKEIKNNLLTMTLQAENFSDKDATYNVAVSVQTDYAIKHPERKIDITDPNRAGSNVVTSFVNITAPETVTVSANSTEEINVTIDISTLRGRPEFAAFKNGYFIDGFITLTDKDEAVSGNTALSVPYFGFNGEWDKAPVFDDVAWSPETFYATTFLTDDFGQIINGGSHQTGFAPERFAFSPNGDGSRESIIPVFSLLRNAKQLEVNVLDANGKILRTLQTEKNLVKNFAEYFSYYYDFINEWNGEVLGIPVKDGNYQIEMRAVIDYPHAEWQSLTMPILVDTVAPTATATLDAAANTVKVTSFADNTGGGGPDRWEVFHNGIELTENLDTYEDESLAPKTTSYKLPVSIDKGDRLTAVFHDTAGNKTTVFLTDAIADTEKPAISVFAPGPFEVYGTKRVEVFGSVEDSSRIVSVTVNKEKANRFDGMFFQHVLTLEDGRNDIFVKAVDEAGNEMEVRSQVLIDTQPAEIELLDVPETVETDQDSAEITFNVTDNMDKIKVYLIDSEVYSQAMSEPYGENSFDEDITIDVPVTDLGENRFTLKVIDAAGNVTEQNFTIKK, from the coding sequence ATGACAAAAACGCGTATGTGGCTATGTGTTTTATTGGTATGGAGCAGCTTCACGGCTTTTGGCAGTCCCGTATTGTCAGAAGCACCAAACAGGGAAGCTAACTTATCAAAAGCGATGCTAAAGCCGCAGTCACCAAAAGAACAGGTGCGCATCATCATTGAACTACAAGAAGAGCCGACGATTGAAGCGGCGACGACAAAAGGAGTGCTTTATAAAGAATTACCGGAAAAGCAAAAAGAACAAATTGAAGCAGCAGCGCTTGTAAAGCAAGACATTGCGCAAGTGGCAATCGATAAGATAGCACCAGAAATCGACTACCTCGAAACGTTTACGGCAGTATTTAATGGATTTTCTGCAGAAGTCGAAGCAGAGCAAGTCGCAGAGATCGAAAAGTTGCCAAATGTGAAAGCAGTATACGAAGCGACCGAATACAAGCGGCCGAAAGTAGAGCCACTCATGAAACATTCCAAAGAGCTCGTACAAGCGCAGCAAGCTTGGCGCGATTACGGCTTTAAAGGAGAAGGAATGATTGTCGGAGTGATTGATACGGGGATTGACCCGGGTCACCGTGACATGGTGCTAAATGATAACGAAATGGCTGGGTTAACGAAAGAAACAGTAGAAGAATTTGTTGCGGATCACAGCATTGAAGAAGGTGCGTTCTTTACGGAGAAAGTACCATTTGGTTATAACTATATGGATAAAAACAATGAAATCCGCGACATTGCCCCAACCGCATCGATGCATGGCATGCACGTAGCAGGAACAATTGCGGCTAACGGCGACGAAGAAAACGGCGGCATTAAAGGGGTTGCTCCAGAAGCGCAATTGCTGGCGCTAAAAGTATTTGGCAACGATGCCATGTATCCGACCACTTTTGGAGATATTTACATTAAAGCAATGGATGACGCCATTAAGCTAGGCGCGGATGTGATCAATATGTCACTCGGTGCAACGGCTGGGTTTGTGGATACGTCGAGTCCAGAGCAGCAAGCAGTGGAACGCGCGACCAATAATGGCATACTCGTTGCCATTTCTGCAGGCAATGAAGACTTACTCGGATCTGGCTTTCAATCGCCATTTGCGAAAAATCCAGATTACGGATTAATCGGTACACCAGGAACCGCGATGGATTCGCTAGGAGTGGCATCATTTGAAAACAGTATAATCACAACAGAAAGTTTTACGTATCAAGTTGACGGCGTACAAACAGGACGTGCGTTGTATTTAGCAGCAAATGAAGTCGACCCAAAAGATTTGCCGAGGAAATCGTACTCAGTTGTCGACGTCGGCCTTGGACAACCAGAAGACTTTGAAGGAAAAGATGTAGCTGGGAAATTTGCTTTAATCGAACGAGGCGTTATTCCATTTACAGAAAAAGCGTATATGGCTGAATCGATGGGGGCAGCTGGTGTACTCATTTACAACAACACGACTGGACCCGTCAGTATGGAGTTTGATCCGTTTATTCAAATTCCATTTTTATCGACATTACAAAAGGACGGCTTGGCAATGAAAGCAGCGTTGGACGGCGGGAAAGCGGTCACGATCGATTTTGACGGCCAACAACTCGAAACGCCTAATCCGAATGCAGGAAAAATGAGTGAGTTTACGTCTTGGGGACCCACACCTAATTTGGATTTTAAACCAGAAATCACTGCACCAGGAGGCAATATTTTCTCCACACTTAATAACAATGAATACGGCTTAATGAGTGGGACTTCAATGGCAGCGCCGCATGTAGCGGGTGGTAGTGCACTTGTGTTCCAACGGATTGAAGAACTCGGTCTAGAAGGGCGAGACCGCGTAGAGTTTGCGAAAAACTTATTGATGAACACGGCAAATCCTGTGGAACTTGTCGCAGGTCAATACGTGTCGCCGCGTCGTCAAGGAGCGGGGCTCATGCAATTGCATGACGCGCTATCAACCGATGTGTTGGTAACCGACGAAAATACCGGTGACGCAAAAGTAGCGTTAAAAGAAATTAAAAACAATTTACTAACCATGACACTGCAAGCCGAGAATTTTTCGGATAAGGACGCGACCTACAATGTCGCAGTTAGCGTGCAAACCGATTACGCGATCAAACACCCGGAACGGAAAATTGATATTACCGACCCAAACCGTGCCGGCTCAAACGTAGTGACAAGTTTCGTGAATATTACTGCACCTGAAACCGTTACTGTTTCTGCAAACAGTACAGAAGAAATCAATGTGACAATCGATATCTCGACTTTACGTGGACGTCCAGAATTTGCGGCGTTTAAAAATGGGTATTTTATCGATGGGTTTATTACATTAACTGACAAGGACGAAGCAGTGTCTGGCAATACGGCACTCTCCGTACCGTATTTCGGATTTAACGGCGAATGGGACAAAGCCCCTGTTTTCGATGACGTTGCATGGAGTCCAGAAACGTTTTATGCAACCACGTTTTTAACGGACGATTTCGGACAGATTATAAATGGAGGCAGCCATCAGACAGGCTTTGCGCCAGAACGTTTTGCTTTTTCACCAAACGGCGATGGCAGTAGGGAATCGATCATTCCCGTATTTTCGCTTCTACGCAACGCCAAACAATTAGAAGTAAATGTACTTGATGCGAACGGCAAAATATTGCGCACCTTGCAAACGGAAAAGAACTTAGTGAAAAACTTTGCCGAGTATTTTTCGTATTATTATGATTTCATCAACGAATGGAACGGGGAAGTGCTAGGAATACCCGTTAAAGACGGCAACTATCAAATCGAAATGCGTGCGGTTATTGATTATCCACATGCGGAGTGGCAGTCATTAACCATGCCAATTCTTGTCGATACAGTCGCGCCAACGGCAACTGCAACACTCGACGCGGCGGCCAATACCGTTAAGGTCACGAGTTTCGCTGATAACACAGGAGGCGGGGGACCCGACCGTTGGGAAGTGTTCCACAACGGCATCGAACTGACCGAAAATCTTGATACGTATGAAGACGAGTCCTTAGCGCCTAAAACGACTAGCTATAAACTGCCAGTATCAATCGATAAAGGTGACCGACTGACAGCGGTTTTCCACGACACTGCTGGCAATAAAACCACGGTGTTCTTAACAGATGCAATTGCCGATACGGAAAAACCGGCAATCTCTGTTTTTGCGCCAGGACCTTTTGAAGTGTACGGCACAAAACGCGTAGAAGTATTCGGATCTGTAGAAGACAGTTCACGCATTGTTTCGGTGACCGTAAACAAAGAAAAAGCCAATCGATTTGACGGCATGTTTTTCCAACACGTTTTAACACTAGAAGACGGCCGCAACGATATTTTTGTTAAAGCAGTTGATGAAGCAGGTAACGAGATGGAAGTACGGAGCCAAGTGTTAATCGATACGCAACCTGCAGAAATCGAGCTATTGGACGTTCCAGAAACTGTAGAAACTGATCAAGATAGCGCAGAAATCACATTTAACGTGACAGATAATATGGACAAAATCAAAGTATATTTAATCGACAGTGAAGTTTATAGCCAGGCTATGAGCGAGCCTTACGGAGAAAATAGCTTTGATGAAGACATTACGATTGATGTTCCGGTGACTGATCTAGGTGAGAACAGATTCACCTTAAAAGTAATCGACGCAGCAGGCAATGTCACAGAACAAAACTTTACAATAAAAAAATAA
- a CDS encoding DUF6843 domain-containing protein, producing the protein MKTLVVILSVILVGNLVAGWFYTKTKDVEVTYLLPEGLEGCVSVHFFREGKPELEIVDDELLIPVPESGTLFTSSPSSVITNLGWHMEKAFYVNKKGERTQEIDPEKFANGAMISSDSPFSEKFILSFDGPSDLCQ; encoded by the coding sequence ATGAAAACATTAGTAGTGATATTGAGCGTTATTTTAGTAGGCAATTTAGTGGCTGGCTGGTTTTACACGAAGACAAAGGACGTCGAAGTAACTTATCTCCTGCCAGAAGGGTTAGAAGGATGTGTCTCTGTTCATTTCTTTAGAGAAGGTAAACCAGAACTGGAGATTGTAGACGACGAACTGCTAATCCCAGTACCTGAAAGCGGAACGTTATTTACCTCTTCGCCTTCAAGCGTTATAACGAATCTAGGATGGCATATGGAAAAAGCGTTCTATGTAAATAAAAAAGGTGAACGAACTCAAGAAATAGATCCGGAAAAATTTGCGAATGGTGCAATGATCTCGAGCGACTCACCATTTAGTGAAAAATTCATTCTCTCTTTCGACGGTCCAAGTGACTTATGTCAATAA
- a CDS encoding S8 family serine peptidase has product MTKLKPFLLLALVFIMTLSSALFGLTGASAAVNSSSVPNVELKQGELNLPEVFVNPEDPKKEVRVIIELDKAPAIESATNKGVLYKNLPDNQKESLEAAVVSDQESVQMTIASIAPRITYLENFTTVFNGFSAKVEAGQIEEIANLNGVKAVYESTEYQRPEVQPEMKYSKELVQAQQAWTDYGYRGAGLVVGVIDTGIDPSHKDMVLTDNTTGEITESEVSALVADKSIENGKFFTAKVPFGYNYMDGNNEILDLGPDASMHGMHVAGTVGANGNESNGGIKGVAPEAQLLALKVFGNDPLYPSTYGDIYIKAIDDSIKLGADVINMSLGSTAGFVDSSNPEQKAVERATNNGILMSISAGNSDMFGSGFSYPRPDNQDYGLTGSPSTSIDSFGVASFENDMITAKSLAYQVDGTQAGRALYLLANDADPTNLPNASYEVMDAGLGQPADFEGKDFTGKFALISRGAISFVEKGLSAQAAGAVGVIVYNNTTGTINMASDPAIKIPFMSALQADGLAMKKELDASKKVSVVFDGEFLDIQNPAAGEMSDFTSWGPTPNLDFKPEITAPGGNIFSTLNDDNYGLMSGTSMAAPHVAGGAALIFQRIEELGLEGRERVQFAKNLLMNTANPVEFDKGEFISPRRQGAGLMQLHDALSTDVMVTNKATGDAKVALKEIANNKFTFTLKAENFSDKAATYDVAVNVQTDNSVKSNDVELTAPNLTGSYVVTEDVKITAPKTVTVPAKGTKEISVTVDVSALKEMPEYASFINGFFVDGFVTLTDKNEQVTGNTPLVVPYFGFNGSWDDANIFDKFAWDANSYYGVAQLTDEKGETISGGTHANGFVPERFAFSPNGDGMQDMAVPLYSLMRNAKAFEVNVLDADGKKLRTIRTASDLTKHYAASATNPPYTFRQDNGWDGKASDNLVKDGKYQIQLRAVIDYPNAQWQSISFPILVDTVAPEAAAMYDAETKTVNVSKFADNASGGGADRWEVFVNGKEVTEDEKTPANESLAPTTTSYKVEAEVKDGDTLTAAFYDTAGNVTKVKLSGSTKEEKVAPVIFFDSPEVLGMYDKNEVQVAGRVEDDSKVVSVTVNGVKADAFDGVNFKHTVTLKDGSQHVSVKAIDEFGNEMELRRQILVDTTPAVVSNIKAPKTVGANTSEVEVSFDVKDNMDQIYAYVNGSEVFKKELSEPYGKASFNKTIKVKVAVDKIGANNYTLLVKDAAGHETKKTFTITKAAKVTFSDIKTYWAKTQIEALASQNIIKGKTDTLFAPNEDLTRAEFAVLLARTLELPLKDYEGRFTDAGPDKTWASKEIEAAARAGIVLGLPNNTFDPKAPISRQDTAVMMMRAIEYKEASLLEGLDTTHKFADNKKISPYASEATAQAYALGLITGRTGNIFDPQAKITRGETAAVLYRALDKMKLLK; this is encoded by the coding sequence TTGACGAAGTTAAAACCGTTTTTATTGTTGGCATTAGTCTTCATAATGACACTCAGCTCGGCTCTTTTTGGACTTACAGGTGCTTCGGCAGCGGTAAATTCATCGAGCGTACCAAACGTTGAGCTAAAACAAGGGGAACTAAACCTACCCGAAGTTTTCGTAAATCCAGAAGATCCGAAAAAAGAAGTACGGGTGATTATCGAACTCGATAAAGCACCAGCAATTGAAAGTGCTACAAACAAAGGTGTACTTTACAAAAATTTACCAGACAATCAAAAAGAGAGTTTAGAAGCAGCAGTCGTATCTGACCAAGAATCTGTTCAGATGACAATCGCTTCGATCGCTCCTCGTATTACATATCTTGAAAACTTCACGACAGTATTTAACGGATTTTCCGCAAAAGTGGAAGCTGGACAAATTGAAGAAATCGCTAATTTAAACGGTGTTAAAGCAGTTTATGAGTCGACAGAATATCAACGTCCAGAAGTACAACCAGAAATGAAATACTCAAAAGAATTGGTGCAAGCGCAACAAGCTTGGACAGATTATGGTTATCGCGGAGCAGGTCTTGTTGTCGGCGTTATTGACACAGGAATCGACCCGAGCCACAAAGACATGGTATTAACGGATAACACAACAGGTGAAATTACAGAATCTGAAGTGAGTGCGTTAGTAGCTGACAAATCAATCGAAAACGGTAAATTCTTCACAGCAAAAGTGCCATTCGGTTACAACTACATGGATGGCAACAATGAAATTCTTGACCTTGGCCCAGATGCTTCTATGCACGGCATGCACGTTGCTGGAACAGTTGGCGCAAATGGCAATGAATCAAATGGCGGTATTAAAGGAGTTGCGCCAGAAGCTCAATTATTGGCATTAAAAGTATTCGGTAATGATCCACTTTATCCATCAACGTATGGCGATATTTACATTAAAGCTATTGATGATTCGATCAAACTAGGGGCAGACGTTATCAACATGTCACTTGGCTCAACTGCAGGATTTGTGGATTCTTCAAACCCTGAACAAAAAGCAGTTGAAAGAGCGACAAATAACGGTATCTTGATGTCCATTTCAGCTGGTAACTCGGATATGTTTGGATCGGGCTTTTCATACCCACGTCCAGATAATCAAGATTACGGCTTAACAGGTTCACCAAGTACATCTATCGACTCGTTTGGCGTAGCGTCATTCGAAAACGATATGATTACAGCAAAAAGCTTAGCTTACCAAGTAGATGGCACACAAGCAGGACGCGCGCTATACTTGCTTGCGAATGATGCAGATCCAACAAATTTACCAAACGCTAGTTACGAAGTAATGGATGCTGGACTTGGACAACCAGCAGATTTTGAAGGAAAAGACTTTACTGGGAAATTCGCATTAATTTCTCGTGGAGCAATTTCTTTCGTTGAAAAAGGGTTATCAGCACAAGCAGCTGGTGCAGTTGGCGTAATTGTTTACAACAACACAACAGGCACAATCAATATGGCATCAGATCCAGCGATCAAAATTCCATTCATGTCAGCGCTTCAAGCAGATGGCTTGGCGATGAAAAAAGAACTAGATGCAAGTAAAAAAGTATCTGTCGTGTTTGACGGAGAGTTTCTTGACATTCAAAACCCAGCTGCTGGCGAAATGAGTGATTTCACTTCATGGGGACCAACACCGAACTTGGATTTCAAACCTGAAATCACAGCACCAGGGGGCAATATTTTCTCAACATTGAACGATGATAACTACGGACTAATGAGCGGTACGTCGATGGCAGCTCCGCACGTTGCGGGTGGTGCAGCATTAATCTTCCAGCGCATTGAAGAACTTGGCTTAGAAGGACGCGAGCGCGTTCAATTTGCGAAAAACTTATTGATGAACACAGCAAACCCTGTGGAATTCGATAAAGGCGAATTTATCTCTCCGCGCCGTCAAGGAGCTGGATTGATGCAATTGCACGATGCGTTATCAACAGACGTTATGGTAACGAATAAAGCAACAGGCGATGCAAAAGTAGCATTAAAAGAAATCGCAAACAATAAATTCACATTTACATTAAAAGCTGAAAACTTCTCAGACAAAGCAGCAACGTATGATGTAGCTGTAAACGTCCAAACGGATAATTCAGTAAAATCAAATGATGTCGAATTAACAGCTCCAAACCTTACAGGATCATATGTTGTAACTGAAGACGTAAAAATTACAGCACCAAAAACGGTCACAGTTCCAGCAAAAGGAACAAAAGAAATTTCAGTAACAGTTGATGTATCAGCTCTTAAAGAAATGCCGGAATATGCAAGCTTTATTAACGGATTCTTTGTTGATGGATTTGTTACATTAACGGATAAAAACGAACAAGTAACAGGTAATACACCGTTAGTCGTTCCTTACTTTGGCTTTAACGGCAGCTGGGACGATGCGAATATTTTCGATAAATTCGCATGGGATGCAAATAGCTATTACGGAGTTGCTCAATTAACAGATGAAAAAGGCGAGACAATTTCAGGTGGTACACATGCAAACGGATTTGTTCCTGAACGCTTTGCGTTCTCACCAAATGGTGATGGCATGCAAGACATGGCAGTTCCTCTTTATTCATTAATGAGAAACGCTAAAGCATTTGAAGTAAACGTCTTAGACGCAGACGGTAAAAAACTGCGTACGATTCGTACAGCTTCAGACTTAACGAAACATTACGCAGCATCTGCAACAAACCCACCATACACGTTTAGACAAGATAATGGCTGGGACGGAAAAGCTTCAGACAATTTAGTAAAAGACGGGAAATACCAAATTCAACTACGCGCGGTAATTGATTATCCAAATGCACAATGGCAATCAATTAGCTTCCCAATCTTAGTTGATACAGTAGCTCCAGAAGCTGCAGCAATGTATGATGCTGAAACGAAAACAGTAAACGTTTCTAAATTTGCGGATAATGCTTCAGGCGGCGGCGCAGATCGTTGGGAAGTATTCGTAAACGGCAAAGAAGTAACAGAAGATGAAAAAACACCAGCTAACGAATCATTAGCACCAACAACAACTTCTTATAAAGTAGAAGCGGAAGTTAAAGATGGCGATACGCTGACAGCTGCATTTTATGACACGGCTGGCAACGTAACAAAAGTGAAACTTTCAGGTTCTACAAAAGAAGAAAAAGTAGCACCAGTAATTTTCTTTGATTCACCGGAAGTTTTAGGAATGTATGACAAAAACGAAGTGCAAGTAGCTGGACGAGTAGAAGACGATTCGAAAGTTGTTTCAGTTACAGTTAATGGCGTCAAAGCAGACGCATTTGACGGCGTAAACTTCAAACATACAGTAACGCTTAAAGACGGTTCACAGCACGTTAGCGTCAAAGCAATCGACGAATTCGGCAACGAAATGGAACTACGTCGTCAAATCTTAGTCGACACAACACCAGCTGTAGTTTCCAATATCAAAGCACCGAAAACAGTCGGAGCAAACACTTCTGAAGTTGAAGTATCGTTCGACGTAAAAGACAATATGGATCAAATCTACGCTTACGTAAATGGCAGCGAAGTCTTCAAAAAAGAACTTTCTGAGCCATACGGAAAAGCTAGCTTTAACAAAACGATCAAAGTCAAAGTGGCGGTTGATAAAATCGGTGCTAACAATTACACATTGTTAGTAAAAGATGCAGCCGGTCACGAAACTAAAAAGACATTCACAATTACAAAAGCAGCAAAAGTAACATTTAGCGACATCAAAACATATTGGGCAAAAACTCAAATTGAAGCACTTGCTTCACAAAACATTATCAAAGGAAAAACAGACACATTATTTGCACCAAATGAAGACTTAACACGCGCTGAATTTGCAGTATTGCTTGCTCGCACACTTGAATTGCCTTTGAAAGACTATGAAGGCCGATTCACAGATGCAGGACCAGACAAAACTTGGGCTTCAAAAGAAATCGAAGCAGCAGCACGTGCAGGCATCGTTCTTGGATTGCCAAACAACACATTCGATCCGAAAGCACCAATTTCGCGTCAAGACACAGCAGTCATGATGATGCGCGCAATCGAATACAAAGAAGCTTCATTACTTGAAGGCTTAGACACAACGCATAAATTTGCGGACAACAAGAAAATCAGCCCGTACGCAAGCGAAGCAACAGCACAAGCTTACGCACTTGGCTTGATCACAGGTCGCACAGGCAACATCTTCGACCCACAAGCAAAAATCACACGAGGCGAAACAGCGGCAGTTCTTTACCGTGCCCTCGATAAGATGAAGCTATTGAAATAA
- a CDS encoding S1C family serine protease produces MTRRTSKEIKKTNQIIAALSIALVLVMALGIYLMMKPDLPAETRPPQSTQQQTESGTPEAETELASMIANAKTHVYTLYTDLEQGSGFLINNQGDILTNAHVVLDASYITVKNSDGQEFNGNLIGISETQDLAIVRVSELAGKEPLEIEMEPVDIGTPVVAIGSPNDQSNTATIGEITDTELDFSDQFEYTNLYEMSAEIAQGSSGGPLIAADTGKLLGINSIIIEENPDLGYAIPIYTVWDQLTEWINDPLITEEEEIVLQDVKDAYFDEDFLAGFISAYYELLPYSLNDRESTYYMSYIFPGSNAEQQATGLIEEYSDPNLIYDVVKPTITSIEIEGDSALVEAEAEFTYHDKASDKSSTISHKGMYTVVIDEYGDYQIDGIVNQ; encoded by the coding sequence ATGACACGAAGAACATCCAAGGAAATCAAAAAAACCAATCAAATCATCGCCGCCTTATCCATAGCATTGGTACTCGTAATGGCATTGGGCATTTACTTAATGATGAAACCAGATTTACCCGCTGAAACCAGACCGCCTCAATCAACTCAACAACAAACAGAAAGTGGCACACCAGAAGCTGAAACCGAACTCGCATCGATGATCGCAAACGCCAAAACGCATGTTTACACGCTTTACACCGATCTCGAACAAGGATCAGGCTTTCTTATCAACAACCAAGGTGACATTTTAACAAATGCTCACGTGGTGTTAGACGCATCGTACATCACGGTGAAAAACAGTGATGGCCAAGAATTTAACGGCAATCTAATCGGCATATCTGAAACGCAAGATTTAGCCATCGTTCGCGTCAGCGAATTAGCTGGAAAAGAACCGCTCGAAATTGAAATGGAACCTGTCGACATTGGCACGCCCGTTGTCGCCATCGGTAGCCCGAACGACCAAAGCAACACGGCAACGATAGGCGAAATCACGGATACCGAACTCGATTTCTCCGATCAATTTGAATACACGAATCTGTACGAGATGAGCGCAGAAATCGCGCAAGGCTCTAGTGGCGGCCCCTTAATCGCGGCCGACACCGGAAAATTACTCGGCATCAACTCCATCATTATTGAAGAAAATCCAGATCTGGGCTACGCAATCCCCATCTACACCGTATGGGATCAGCTAACCGAATGGATCAATGATCCGCTTATTACCGAAGAAGAGGAAATTGTGCTGCAAGATGTCAAAGACGCGTATTTTGATGAAGACTTTCTAGCAGGCTTTATCTCCGCATATTATGAGCTATTGCCGTATTCATTAAACGATCGTGAATCTACCTATTACATGTCTTATATTTTCCCAGGCAGTAATGCAGAACAACAAGCGACTGGACTGATCGAAGAATACAGCGACCCGAATCTCATTTACGACGTCGTCAAGCCAACTATCACTTCAATCGAAATTGAGGGTGACAGCGCACTAGTCGAAGCAGAAGCCGAGTTTACGTATCATGACAAAGCGAGCGACAAGTCGTCTACGATTTCGCATAAAGGCATGTACACGGTGGTGATTGATGAGTACGGAGATTATCAGATAGACGGTATTGTGAATCAATGA